ACGATGATCAGGAATGCAAGTGCTGTCAGGTCGACGGTCACCTGCAACCAACGCAAATGGATGAGGCTGTCGGTAGCTAAGACAACCGCAACGGTGATCGTCACGGCGATGAGGATGATTTTTGAACCTTCCTTATGGAATTTGAAGAACATAGTCCAGTATTTGGTAAAACAGATAGACAAATGGTGTTGCAAAGATAATACTATCGAGTCGATCCAACACACCACCGTGGCCCGGCATGATGCGACCGCTGTCTTTTACGCCGGCCAACCGCTTGAATTTTGATTCGACTAAATCCCCAATAGTACCAAAGACGCTCAGGATGAGGGCTGTAAACGTCCATTGGAGCCAGCGTTGGTTGAACACAGACGGTACGGGATGGATGAGGAAACGGGTAATCAGGTAGGCCGCCAATAGGGAAAAGAAGAGTCCACCCAGGAAACCCTCGATGGTTTTTTTAGGCGAAATGCGCTCAAACAGTTTGTGTTTCCCGATGGATTTGCCCACGAGATACGCGAAGGTGTCGTTGGTCCAGATGATGATAAAATAGCCGATGATGATCCGAAACGCATAATTGTCGCCATAGATGGGGATCCGCGCCATCAGCAAAAACGGGCCTATCAGGTAACCGACCAGCGACGTATAACGAAATAGGGGCGTGGCATTCCACTCCTTCTTTGTAAAAAGAAAATGGCACAACAACAGGCAGGAGGCCAAAGAAATGCCGAGCACCGAGTAATAGAAACGATTGTCAAAAGGTGTTTTGGAAAGCAGGAACCAGGCGCTTACGCCGTATACGGACGCGGCCAGCAGCAGGGGAAGGGCGCGGTGCAAGGAAACGAGCGCACAGAATTCCCAAACCGATATAAGAAGGAAAATACCAAAAAGGATGAGAAACGATTCGCGCGAATAGAGGATGCAGCCAATCAGTAAACCGACATAGACCGCTCCCGATAGCGACCGCTTCAGCGTCTCGTTCATGTTACTGGTCTTCTAAAAGCAGGAGGTAGAGGTTCTTCGCTGCGCTTCCGTAATGCAGGAAGTCCTCTTCCTTGGCTTTTTCGAAGTATTTGATCGTCGTGATATTGGTCGGATAATCCTTTTCGTAGCGCTTTTTGATTTCGCGCAATCCATCGCTTTTACTTTGGACAATCTGGCTGGTCGTCGCTAAGATGACAATGTTTACAGGGAGTTCCTGTGGCTTTTTCTGCTTGATTTGGTTGGAAGAAAAAAGGACCGAGCCTTCATCTGCAATCAGGTTCTCACAACTGGCCAACAAAAAGACAGGGTTTTCCGGTTTGTCGTATATGAGTTTATTCTCGTCGAGCATGCTGAAGAGTTTGGGTTCGAAGCACATCACCTGTGATTCAAACCAGTCGTTTTCTTCGAGGATGTCGAGAAAATGCTCGCGGACTTCCGTCAGGCTTTCGCAATAGAGGAATTTCCCCCCATTCTTCCGGAAATGATGTGTGAACATTTCATCAACGGGAAGGTGCGAGAAGTTTCCGGACTGCAACTCGTTTTCGTGTTGCTCATCACCCGCTTCGTGGCCGGCGCCGAAAAATTTTTTGAAAAGACTCATAGTGCGGTATACTGCCTGTAAGTTCCAAAGATAAAAAAATCTTAACAGGAAAAAATTTCCCGTTACGATTTTTGATGTGTCCGGATGCTTTAAAGTGACTTTTCTTCCTGTAGGTTCTCGTCGAACGTGCGCTTTCCGAAGATGGTCTCAAGGTCATCCTTAAAGATAACTTCCCTGTCGATGAGGATATCGGCCAGTTGCAACAGCTTATCTTTATTTTCCTCGAGGATGTCGATGGCACGGCGGTATTGGCTTTCGATCAATTCGGAAATTTCCTTGTCGATCACCTGGGCTGTGTCTTCGCTATACGGTTTCGAGAAATTGTATTCGTTTTGCCCACTTGAATCGTAGTAGGTCACGTTACCGATTTTGTCGTTCAGTCCATAGATGGTCACCATGGCGCGGGCCTGGCGCGTTACTTTTTCGAGGTCGCTGAGCGCGCCGGTCGAAATCCGGTCGAATACCACTCTCTCCGCTGCGCGTCCGCCCATAGTCGCACACATTTCGTCAAGCATTTGGTCAGGGCGTACGATCTGGCGTTCCTCTGGCAGGTACCAGGCGGCACCCAGGCTTTGGCCTCGTGGCACAATGGTTACTTTCACCAGTGGCGCTGCATGTTCGAGCATCCAACTGACGGTGGCGTGGCCTGCTTCGTGTACGGCAATCGCGCGTTTTTCTTCTGCGGTGATGATTTTGTTCTTTTTCTCCAATCCGCCCACAATCCGGTCCACCGCATCGAGGAAGTCCTGTTTTTCGACAGCCGTTTTGTTTTTACGCGCTGCGATCAGGGCAGCTTCGTTACATACATTGGCAATGTCGGCACCTGAGAAGCCCGGCGTTTGTTTGGCGAGGAAATCGGTATCGAGGTCATTGCCTTTTTTCAAGGGCTGCAAGTGTACTTCGAAAATCTCTTTCCGTTCGCGAACATCCGGAAGGTCGACGTAGATCTGGCGGTCGAAACGTCCGGCGCGCATCAGTGCTTTGTCGAGAACGTCGGCGCGGTTGGTCGCGGCAAGTACGATTACGGTGGAATTCGTGCCAAAACCGTCCATTTCGGTCAGGAGTTGGTTGAGCGTATTCTCGCGTTCGTCGTTACCACCGGAGAAGTTGTTGCGTCCGCGCGCCCGTCCTACTGCATCGATCTCGTCGATGAAGATGATGGCCGGTGCTTTTTCTTTTGCCTGTTTGAAGAGGTCACGTACCCGTGAGGCACCTACACCCACAAACATTTCAAGGAAGTCGGAACCGGAGAGGGAGAAGAACGGAACGCCCGCTTCGCCTGCCACGGCTTTTGCCAGTAGCGTTTTACCGGTGCCCGGAGGTCCTACCAGCAATGCTCCTTTCGGAATTTTTCCACCCAATGCGGTATACCGTTGTGGGTTTTTCAGGAAGTCGACGATTTCCTGTATCTCTTCTTTCGCCCCTTCGAGTCCGGCAACGTCTTTAAAGGTCGTCTTGATGTCGGTCTTCTCATCGAACAGGCGGGCGCGTGATTTTCCGATGTTGAAGATCTGTCCACCACCCGGTCCACCTGCCGCGCCTGACATGCGTCGCATGATGACGATCCAAAGTGCCACGATGATGATGATAGGAAGGAAGGTCACGGCATACTCCATCAGATTGCTCTTCGGGAGGTAGTTGAAATCCTTCAGTTTGCCTTGCTGTACTGCTTTTTCCAGTTCTTTCTGGAAGGCTTCGTTGTCGCCTACGTCTTCCAATCGGAAATTCGGTTGGGACGTGTTGCGACCGCCGAGGATGTTGTCGGAGGCGTCTTTGAATTTCGGGTCTTTTTTGGCTTCCTTCGTAAGGAAAATTTCCGCTTCTGTCTTGTTGTAGACCACCACATGGTCGATTTTCCCTTCGTTTAGATACTTGTGGAAGACTGAAATCGTGATCTTGGACGAATCCTCGAACAGCGAATTGCTGAACGATATAAAGATGAGCAGGCCAAACACGGCTGCGTACATCCATAGCGGATTGAACTTTATTTTGTTTGGGCTTTCTTTGGCCATGATGCGTGTAAGTTAGTAGTTGGTCTGTATGGAAGTGATCTTCGCATCGCCCCAAAGGCTTTCTATGTTGTAGTATTCGCGGATGTGTTTCTGGAAGACATGTACGACGATATGCACATAGTCCATCAGTACCCATTCGCCGTTTTCGGAGCCTTCGACATGCCAGGGCTTGTCTTTGAGTTCCTTTGAGACCATTTTCTGTACGGAGTTTACGATTGCGTTTACCTGCGTGTTCGAGTTGCCGTTGCAGATGATGAAGTAGTCGCAGGCAGAGTTGTCGATTTCCCTCAGGTCAAGTATATCAATGTCATTTCCTTTTACTTCTTCGATCCCCTTAATGATATGTGCCAGCAGGATATCATTGTTTACGCTCTTTTTCGCCATTTAATCTGAATAATGTGTAGCAAATTTACCATTTTTTGTCGTTACTTTTGAACCTTAACGTAAGATTACAAAGCGCTCATGTTCCTTATCAAACTCGATGCCACACCCTCAACAAACGACTATTTGAGGGAGTTGTCAGGCCGCGAATCACTTCCGGACTACACCGTGGTGACGGCAGACTACCAGTCGGCGGGGCGCGGACAAATGGGCGCGAAGTGGGAATCGGGTAAGGGGCAAAACCTGATGTTCAGTGTGTTGGTGCGAAATGCGGTGATGGAAGCGGAGGCTCTTTTCCGGTTGAATGCCGCCATCGCCCTGGCCGTTGCCCTCGTGTTGGAACGACTGGGAGTGCCTGACACCGCAATCAAATGGCCGAACGACATTCTGTCAGGCAATCGCAAACTCGCGGGTATCCTCATTGAAAACACCTTTGGGTCGCAGGGCATTACGTCGGTTATAGGTATTGGCGTAAACGTGAATCAAACGCAATTCGACGGGTTACCTTATGCGTCGTCTATGTGTCTGGCTGCGGGAATCCCCTTCGATCGCGATTCGGTGTTGAACGAATTGGTGGCAGAATTGAAAACGCAGGTCGCGAAACTGTCAGCGGATGGCGACGGCGTGTGGGCATCGTATCACGCGCACCTGTTTCGAAAGGACCGGCCGTCGGCATTTGAGGACGAAAAGGGGCAGCGTTTTATGGGTATAATCCGCCACGTCGACGCTTCGGGAAAGCTTGTAGTGGAACTTGAGGACGAAACACGCAAGTCATTCGCCATAAAGGAACTAAAACTCTTATATTAGAGCTTCGGCATGTTGTTTGCCAGCGTCTCGATAAACTTGCTGATCGGACCCTTTACCATCATCGCCATCATCGCATTGAACTCCCCTTCGAAGAAGAGTTGCACGGCTGCCTGGTTGTCGCTTACCGACTCGATCTTCGCCGTAAGGGCAAACGGCAGTTTGTCAGAGGCCGCACCCAAACGTACCTCTGAAAAGGGGGTACTTCCTTTCAGGCGGAGCTTGATTTCCGGCATGCCTTTCAATCCGAAGATAAACGACTCGGCGTCGGTGATTTCAAATTTTGCCGTGTTTTCCGGCATCAGTTTTTCGTAATTCGCCACTTGGGAAAGGGCGTTGAAAAGGTATTCGGCGGATTGGTTGACCGTTACTTTCGGGCTTTCTAAATTCATAGTGAAAAGGGATTATTCACCCCACGTAGACGGACTCACCCGCCATTCGGCCAGCGTACGTTCTTCGTCTTCGGTGATGTATTTTTTGGTGACAGCCAGTGGTAACAGGCTTTCGTAGTTGCTAAGGGTATACAAATCCACATTGGCTTCCTTGAACGCTTTCGTCGATTCCTGGAAACCGTAGCTGAAAATGGCCGCCATTCCTTTGACGATGGCACCCGATTCTTTGAGTGCTTCCACCGCCATCAGGCTGCTTTTGCCGGTGCTGATCAGATCTTCGATTACGACGACGCTCTGGCCTTTCTGCAGGAAACCTTCGATCTGGTTCATACGACCGTGTTTTTTAGGTTCCGGACGCACGTATACGAAAGGCAATGCCAACGCTTCGGCGACCAGAAGGCCAATACCGATCGCACCTGTTGCCACGCCTGCGATTACGTCGGGCTTACCAAACTGTCGCTCGATATTGCGCGCAAATTCCTCTTTCAGGTAGTTGCGGATAGGAGGGAAGGAAAGGGTCACACGATTGTCGCAATAAATCGGGGATTTCCAACCGGAAGCCCAGGTAAAAGGATTTCCGGGATTTAATTTAATTGCGTTTATTTGTAAAAGTAACTCTGCCGTTTTACTGGCGGTGTCTTTGTTGAAAATCATACTGCAAATGTATAAAGTTTTTGTGAACGACAAGTCGCTTTTCCTCACGGACGAGATCATGAAAGAAACGGATTTCCGTCTTTTTTTGCTGGAAAGTGTCGATATCGGAAAACTGATTTTGCAACTCTACCAGGGTAAAATCAACAAAGCCTACCTCTACTATCCCGACGAAAAAGAAATCATGCGAACGCTGAAATCGCGGATGCCGGTGCACAAGGCCGGTGGCGGACTCGTTCGCAATGCAAAAGGAGAGACGCTTTTTATCTTCCGGCAGGGTAAATGGGATTTGCCGAAAGGCGGACTTGAAAAAGGCGAGGAGGTCGAGCATGCCGCACTTCGTGAGGTAGAAGAGGAAACCGGCGTCAAAGGTTTGCGCATCAACGAAAAGTTGCAGAAAACCTACCACATTTTCAAACGGAATAACCGCTATAAACTGAAGGTGACCCACTGGTTTGGGATGTATACCGACTATACGGGGAAACTGCGTCCACAACCCGAGGAGGGCATCGAAAAAGCCGTCTGGCTGAAACCCGAGGAAATTCCGGCGGCGCTGGAGAATTCCTATGAAAACATCAAGTTGCTTTTCGAGGAATCGCGGGTAAACGAGCGTTCCGCCCGCGAAGCGTCCGGTCTTTAAGGAAGTGTAACGGAGTCAGGTACTAACACCGAGAAGTCACCTCCGTTTCGAATAACATCCCGCACGATACTCGAGGAAATATAAGAGGTGTTGGCCGCTGTCAGCAAAAATACCGTTTCGATCTTCGACAGTTTCCGGTTGGTGTGGGCGATGGCCTTCTCGAACTCGAAGTCCGCCGGGTTCCGCAGTCCCCGCAGGATGAACTTCGCCTTTACTTCCTTACAGAAATCGATGGTGAGTCCGCTATAGGTCACCACTTTTACTGACGGTTCATCGGCGAAGGCCTGTTCGATGAAGCGTTGGCGTTCTTCCAGCGGAAACATGTATTTTTTATCGGAATTCACGCCAATAGCCACGATGATTTCGTCAAACAACGGCAGGCTGCGTTTGATGATGTCGTAGTGTCCCAGTGTGATCGGATCGAATGATCCCGGAAAAACAGCTCTTCTCATTTCAGAAGGTTTAGCGTAAAGATACAAATAGTGCGGATGGCATTACCGACGCCATAACAACCGGCGGTTGAACGCCAGTTCGAGTTCGTTGTCGAGCATATCAGCGAACGAAAGTCCGGCATGACGGGCCTGTTGCGGGAAGATGCTTTGTGGCGATAACCCCGGGTTGGTATTGATTTCAATGAAATGCGGCACGCCGTCCATTATGATGAAATCGGCCCGCGAAAAACCGGTCATCCCGAGGGAATCATAGACTTTGGCGGCCATTTCGCGCACACGCTGTTCCGTAGCGGCATCGAGGCGGGCAGGGGTGATTTCATCCGATTTCCCCAAATATTTGGCTTCATAATCGAAGAACGCGTTGTGTGGCACGATCTCCGTAATCCCAAGTACGGTCGTAGCGCCGCGGTAGTGGAAAACACCCACCGAAATCTCAGTACCGTTCAGGAACGATTCAATCAGGATGTCGCTGTCTTCGGAAAAGGCGAATTCCAGCGCGGCTGGCAACTGCTCAAGTGACTCGACGCGCGATACGCCCAGGCTGCTGCCTGATTGATTGGGTTTGACGAAAAGGGGGAGTCCGAGACGGGCTACCAAATCGTCCCCTGACACCGCATCGCCTTTCGAAAGGTACACCGATTTCGCCATCGGGATGCCGAATTTCGACAACACCGATAACGTATCGCGTTTGTTCAGTGTGAGCGCGGAAAGATAGAAGTTACAACCGGTGTAGGGAAGTTCCAGCAGTTCCCAGTACGCCTGCATGTGGCCGTCTTCACCGGGTGTGCCGTGGATGGTATTGGCCACCGCATCGAACCGTATTTTCTCGTTTCCTATCGTGACGGAGAAATCCGAGCGGTCGATCGGATAACGGGTTCCGTCTACCACCGCATCCCATCCTTCCGGCAAAATATGGATTTCATACACCTCATATTTGGCAGGGTCAAGGTTCTGGAGGATGAGTTGTCCGCTTCGCAGCGAAATCACCGATTCTTCGGAGTAGCCGCCCATCACGACGGCGATTTTCTGTTTGGGCATGTAGTTGGTTTGGTTATGTCTTAATCGTGTCAGGAGCCGTTTTGAACCGATTCCTGCCGGGGTTACGTCATCCGCTTTTGAAGGCTGTTACCCGGCTGGGCGCGCGTCTCTGGCACCAAACAAAAATACCATTTTTTCACATCGGAACGTTATCTTTGCACACGATGCAACGGGATAAACCGTTACGAAGTAAAACTGCGTCTACATGAAGCTTACGGAATACCTGAAGAGTAAAGCCTTTTTCGTCCGCGTGGCCATGGCACTTGGAATCGTCATCATCGCCGGTTTCCTGGTGTTGCAATGGTTGGATTTCACGACCAACCACGGACAGGAGATTTCCGTACCGGATCTCAGTAAATTGTCGGTGGAAGCGGCGGAGGAAAAGCTGGACGACGCTGACCTCGACTACGAAATCCTCGATACCGTTGACTTCGTGCCGGGCTATCCGAAGTATTCGATCGTGAGCCAGGACCCTGCGCCGGGTGACAAGGTGAAGGAAGACCGGAAGATTTACCTGAAAGTGAACTCGGCCGGTTATTCATCGACCCGCGTGCCCGACCTGATTGAAAAGACCTACCGCAATGCCCAATCGATCCTACAGTCGGCCGGTTTGCAGGAAGGTAAGATTACGTACAAGCCGTACCTCGGTAAAGACATGGTGTTGGAAATGCGCCAGGGCGGAAAGTTGTTGCATCCGGGCGATAAAATCATGAAAGCTTCGAAAATCGACCTCGTATTGGGGGATGGAAAAGTAGGGTTTGAAGACACCGATTCGACGGATGTCACCACCGACAGCATACCGGAGTAAACATGGTACAGGATCCTTCTTTAGAAGCTGAAGACGACGAACTTTACGAGCATTACCGTTTCGACGTATCGAAAGGGCAGGCATTGCTCCGGATCGATAAATACCTGATGGGTCACATCCAGAATGTGACGCGAAACAAGGTCCAAAAGGCCGCCGACAACGGTGATATTTATGTGAATGACGTGCCGGTCAAGTCGAATTATAAGGTGAAGCCAGGCGATGTCATCCGCATCCTGTTCCCACATCCGCCTTTTGAGAACCTGATCATCCCTGAAGACATTCCGTTGGATATCGTGTATGAGGACGAGGCGTTGATTGTGATCAATAAACCACCCGGACTCGTCGTGCATCCCGGACACGGAAATTATACCGGAACACTCGTGAACGCGCTTGCGTACCACTACCGCGATCTTCCCCTCAATTCCAGCCAGCGGCCTGGTTTGGTGCACCGTATCGACAAAGATACCTCC
This genomic interval from Flavobacterium sp. HJ-32-4 contains the following:
- a CDS encoding phosphatidate cytidylyltransferase is translated as MNETLKRSLSGAVYVGLLIGCILYSRESFLILFGIFLLISVWEFCALVSLHRALPLLLAASVYGVSAWFLLSKTPFDNRFYYSVLGISLASCLLLCHFLFTKKEWNATPLFRYTSLVGYLIGPFLLMARIPIYGDNYAFRIIIGYFIIIWTNDTFAYLVGKSIGKHKLFERISPKKTIEGFLGGLFFSLLAAYLITRFLIHPVPSVFNQRWLQWTFTALILSVFGTIGDLVESKFKRLAGVKDSGRIMPGHGGVLDRLDSIIFATPFVYLFYQILDYVLQIP
- a CDS encoding lactate utilization protein B/C, yielding MSLFKKFFGAGHEAGDEQHENELQSGNFSHLPVDEMFTHHFRKNGGKFLYCESLTEVREHFLDILEENDWFESQVMCFEPKLFSMLDENKLIYDKPENPVFLLASCENLIADEGSVLFSSNQIKQKKPQELPVNIVILATTSQIVQSKSDGLREIKKRYEKDYPTNITTIKYFEKAKEEDFLHYGSAAKNLYLLLLEDQ
- the ftsH gene encoding ATP-dependent zinc metalloprotease FtsH translates to MAKESPNKIKFNPLWMYAAVFGLLIFISFSNSLFEDSSKITISVFHKYLNEGKIDHVVVYNKTEAEIFLTKEAKKDPKFKDASDNILGGRNTSQPNFRLEDVGDNEAFQKELEKAVQQGKLKDFNYLPKSNLMEYAVTFLPIIIIVALWIVIMRRMSGAAGGPGGGQIFNIGKSRARLFDEKTDIKTTFKDVAGLEGAKEEIQEIVDFLKNPQRYTALGGKIPKGALLVGPPGTGKTLLAKAVAGEAGVPFFSLSGSDFLEMFVGVGASRVRDLFKQAKEKAPAIIFIDEIDAVGRARGRNNFSGGNDERENTLNQLLTEMDGFGTNSTVIVLAATNRADVLDKALMRAGRFDRQIYVDLPDVRERKEIFEVHLQPLKKGNDLDTDFLAKQTPGFSGADIANVCNEAALIAARKNKTAVEKQDFLDAVDRIVGGLEKKNKIITAEEKRAIAVHEAGHATVSWMLEHAAPLVKVTIVPRGQSLGAAWYLPEERQIVRPDQMLDEMCATMGGRAAERVVFDRISTGALSDLEKVTRQARAMVTIYGLNDKIGNVTYYDSSGQNEYNFSKPYSEDTAQVIDKEISELIESQYRRAIDILEENKDKLLQLADILIDREVIFKDDLETIFGKRTFDENLQEEKSL
- the rsfS gene encoding ribosome silencing factor; protein product: MAKKSVNNDILLAHIIKGIEEVKGNDIDILDLREIDNSACDYFIICNGNSNTQVNAIVNSVQKMVSKELKDKPWHVEGSENGEWVLMDYVHIVVHVFQKHIREYYNIESLWGDAKITSIQTNY
- a CDS encoding biotin--[acetyl-CoA-carboxylase] ligase, with product MFLIKLDATPSTNDYLRELSGRESLPDYTVVTADYQSAGRGQMGAKWESGKGQNLMFSVLVRNAVMEAEALFRLNAAIALAVALVLERLGVPDTAIKWPNDILSGNRKLAGILIENTFGSQGITSVIGIGVNVNQTQFDGLPYASSMCLAAGIPFDRDSVLNELVAELKTQVAKLSADGDGVWASYHAHLFRKDRPSAFEDEKGQRFMGIIRHVDASGKLVVELEDETRKSFAIKELKLLY
- a CDS encoding SRPBCC family protein: MNLESPKVTVNQSAEYLFNALSQVANYEKLMPENTAKFEITDAESFIFGLKGMPEIKLRLKGSTPFSEVRLGAASDKLPFALTAKIESVSDNQAAVQLFFEGEFNAMMAMMVKGPISKFIETLANNMPKL
- the pyrE gene encoding orotate phosphoribosyltransferase; the protein is MIFNKDTASKTAELLLQINAIKLNPGNPFTWASGWKSPIYCDNRVTLSFPPIRNYLKEEFARNIERQFGKPDVIAGVATGAIGIGLLVAEALALPFVYVRPEPKKHGRMNQIEGFLQKGQSVVVIEDLISTGKSSLMAVEALKESGAIVKGMAAIFSYGFQESTKAFKEANVDLYTLSNYESLLPLAVTKKYITEDEERTLAEWRVSPSTWGE
- a CDS encoding NUDIX hydrolase, which codes for MYKVFVNDKSLFLTDEIMKETDFRLFLLESVDIGKLILQLYQGKINKAYLYYPDEKEIMRTLKSRMPVHKAGGGLVRNAKGETLFIFRQGKWDLPKGGLEKGEEVEHAALREVEEETGVKGLRINEKLQKTYHIFKRNNRYKLKVTHWFGMYTDYTGKLRPQPEEGIEKAVWLKPEEIPAALENSYENIKLLFEESRVNERSAREASGL
- the coaD gene encoding pantetheine-phosphate adenylyltransferase, encoding MRRAVFPGSFDPITLGHYDIIKRSLPLFDEIIVAIGVNSDKKYMFPLEERQRFIEQAFADEPSVKVVTYSGLTIDFCKEVKAKFILRGLRNPADFEFEKAIAHTNRKLSKIETVFLLTAANTSYISSSIVRDVIRNGGDFSVLVPDSVTLP
- a CDS encoding D-alanine--D-alanine ligase, with the translated sequence MPKQKIAVVMGGYSEESVISLRSGQLILQNLDPAKYEVYEIHILPEGWDAVVDGTRYPIDRSDFSVTIGNEKIRFDAVANTIHGTPGEDGHMQAYWELLELPYTGCNFYLSALTLNKRDTLSVLSKFGIPMAKSVYLSKGDAVSGDDLVARLGLPLFVKPNQSGSSLGVSRVESLEQLPAALEFAFSEDSDILIESFLNGTEISVGVFHYRGATTVLGITEIVPHNAFFDYEAKYLGKSDEITPARLDAATEQRVREMAAKVYDSLGMTGFSRADFIIMDGVPHFIEINTNPGLSPQSIFPQQARHAGLSFADMLDNELELAFNRRLLWRR
- a CDS encoding PASTA domain-containing protein; its protein translation is MKLTEYLKSKAFFVRVAMALGIVIIAGFLVLQWLDFTTNHGQEISVPDLSKLSVEAAEEKLDDADLDYEILDTVDFVPGYPKYSIVSQDPAPGDKVKEDRKIYLKVNSAGYSSTRVPDLIEKTYRNAQSILQSAGLQEGKITYKPYLGKDMVLEMRQGGKLLHPGDKIMKASKIDLVLGDGKVGFEDTDSTDVTTDSIPE